The genomic segment GTCGATCGCGGTGGTCGGCAGCGCGCTGGTCGTCCTGATCATCACCGCACGCCGCAACCGGAGGAAGTGAACCGGGCTCACTCGCCCGGCTGCACCGTCTTCTCGAAGTAGTCCGCCATGTCGTCCGGCGGAGTCGCCTCTCCGTCACCGGTGACGTTGACCTGGTAGACGAAGCCGGCGAGCGGGCGATCGTCCACGGTGAACACCAGGACCGACGAGTTGCGGCCCGCCGAGGCGGCGTAGCGGCCGGACAGGCCGTTGCCCTTCCACTCCGCCTGCACCTGGTCACCACCGCCCGTGCGGCTCAACAGACCGTCGGTGTACTGCTCGATGGTCTCGGTGGAGCCCGAGTGGATGTACGTGACCTGCGCGCCGGGCAGGCCCGGGGCCGCGCACGTCACCGTGACACCGAGCTCCTGCTCGTCGGGAGGCGCCGCCGCACCCTGCCCCATCCCCGGGGAGCAGTTGTTGTCCTTCGACACGCCGCCCGCGAGCTGGCGCAGGCACCCGGTGAAGCCCTCCTCGTCGGGGTCGCCGGGCTTCCGGCACTCCTGCGCCGTGTAGGTCGCGGCCGACGACGACGGCCAGAACACGAACGCGGCCACACCCCCGAGCACGGCCACGGCGGTGACGGCGGCGGCCACGAGCCAGCCCGTGCGGCGCTTGCCCTTCGCGCCGTCACCGCCGGAGTTCGGCACCGACGGAAAGTGGGCGGGCTGGGTGCTCAGCGGACCGGAGGGCGGCCCGGAAGGAGGCCCGGAGACGGGGGCCGGGGAGTGCTGGCCGCCCGGGGCGCCGGGATAGGGCCCGGTGGGCCCGGAGTGGTACTGCGGTGTGGCCTGCTGGGGCGGCACCATCCCGGCCGGGGGCGAGTACGGGGCGGTGGTGGCCGCGACGGCCGGGCCCTGCGCACCGACCACGTCGCCGTCGACCTGCTGCGTGCGCATGCTGAGGCCGTCGGGGCCGACGTGGTGGGCGCCGAACGCCACCGCCGTCTCGGGCTGGTCGAGGCTGGAGGGCACGACGCCGAGCTTCTCCGCGAGCAGGCTGCCCACGAGCGGCAGGCGACTCGACCCGCCGACGAGGTAGATTCCGGCGAGCTGGTCGGGGGACAGACCGGCCGAGCGCACCGTGCGCGCGAGCAGCTCGACGCTGCGCAGCATCGTGGGCCGCACCAGCGCCTCGAGTTCCGCCCTCGTCACCAGCACGTCGGAGAACGGCTCCGGCATCGGAACCTCGGTCTGCGGGAGCCGGGAGAGGGCTTCCTTGGCGGCTTTCACGTCCTCCTGCAACGCCCTGCGGGCGCGGCGGTCGGCCGTCGACTCGGGGCGCAGGAGGCGCTGCCAACGCTGCGGGTCGCTGTGCGAGACCTCGCGGCCGACGTGCACCAGCAGGGCCTGGTCGACGTCGAGCCCGCCGAGGTCGGGCAGCCCGTCCTCGGCCAGCACCGTGAAACCGTTCGGCGTGGCACCGAGCACGGCGACGTCGAACGTGCCCGCACCCAGGTCGTAGACGGCGAGCGTCTGCCCGGGCGCGAGCCCCTTGCCCGGGAACGACGCGAAGTGTGCGGCGGCGGCGACCGGCTCGGGCACCAGCGTGATCGCGTTGCCCATGCCCGCGAGGCGGGCGGCGGAGAGCAGCACGTTGCGGCGCACCGGCCCCCACTGGGCGGGGTGCGACAGGCGGACCTCCTCGGGCGGTTCCCCGCCGAGTTGCCGCACGGTCTCCTCCAGCACCCGGCGCAGCACGGCGGCCAGGGCCTCGTTGACCGGCACCACGTCGGTCCCGAGCAGGAGGGTCTGCTCGTCCACCCGTCGCTTGGGGTTGGGTTCGAAGCGGGTGGGATCGAGCCGGGCGCGGCGCTCGGCGTCCCGGCCCACCACGAGGCCTCCCTGCTCCTCGGCGAACACGGCCGACGGCATCGTGGCCGAACCGTCGACGTCGATGACCCTGGGTTGTCGCCCGTGTGCCGAGAGCACGGCTACAGTGTTCGACGTACCGAGATCGACGGACAGAATCCCCACCAGTTCTCCCTTGCCGAGGTTTGCGAGAAACCGCGGTGATGCTTTCACGTCGAGCCTCGACGTGGCGACGCACCCGCCGCATTCCGCCGTGCCGATTCGCGTCCCGGGACGAAATGTCGGTGCGGCACGCATGATGGAGGCGTGCCTGACGACGTCCGCCCCGATCCGCTCGAATCGTTCTCGCCCGCCACGCGGGACTGGTTCACGAGCGCGTTCGAGGCTCCCACGGCCGCGCAGCTGGGCGCGTGGCGAGCGGCGCAGGACGGCGAGCACGCGCTCGTCATCGCCCCCACCGGGTCCGGCAAGACGCTGGCCGCGTTCCTGTGGGCTCTCGACCGGTTGGCCACGGTGTCCCCACCCGCGGAACGGCGACGGCGCTGCCGGGTGCTGTACGTGTCGCCGCTCAAGGCACTCGCCGTGGACGTCCAGCGCAACCTCCGGGCGCCGCTGACCGGAATCTCGCAGGCCTCGCGCAGGCGGGGTCTGGAGCCCCCGGACATCACCGTGGGTACGCGCACGGGCGACACCACGCCCGCCGAACGGCGCGCGTTCGCGCGCACCCCGCCCGACATCCTGGTGACCACGCCGGAGTCGCTGTTCCTCCTCCTGACGTCCGCGGCGCGGGAGTCGCTGCGCGGCGTCGACACGGTGATCGTCGACGAGGTCCACGCGGTGGCCGGCAGCAAGCGCGGCGCACACCTCGCGCTGTCGCTGGAACGGCTCGACGACCTGCTCGACCGGCCCGCCCAGCGCATCGGACTCTCGGCCACGGTCCGGCCCGTCGACGAGGTGGGGGCGTTCCTCACCGGCGGCCGACCCGTGCGCGTCGTGCAACCCCCGCTCGCGAAGACGATCGAGGTCCGGGTGGAGGTCCCCGTCGAGGACATGGGCGCGCTCGACGCCCGGCCCGCGCGCACGGAACCCGCGCCGCTGCCCACAGAGGCCGACCCGGACGCCGGCCTCGACTTCCCGGAACCGGTCCCACGGCCGTCGATCTGGCCCGCCGTCGAGGAACGGGTGCTCGACCTGGTCCGCGCCCATCGCTCCACGATCGTGTTCGCCAACTCGCGCCGCCTCGCCGAACGCCTCACCGCGCGGCTCAACGAACTGGCCGCGGAGCGCGAGGAACTGGCCGCCGACCTCGACGACCCGGCCACGACCGCGTTCCCCGCCGAGGCGGTCGGTCAGTCGGGCACCACCCGCCCGCAGGCGGAGACGGCGCCCGTGGTGGCCCGAGCGCACCACGGCTCGATGTCGCGGGAACAACGCAGCCGGGTCGAGGAGGACCTCAAGTCGGGGACGCTGCCGTGCGTCGTGGCGACCTCGTCGCTGGAGCTCGGCATCGACATGGGGGCCGTGGACCTCGTGATCCAGGTGGAGGCCCCGCCCACGGTGGCGTCGGGCCTGCAGCGCGTCGGCCGCGCCGGGCACCAAGTCGGAGCGGTGTCGACGGGCGTGATCTTCCCGAAGTTCCGGGGCGACCTCGTCTCGTGCGCCGTCGTGGCCGAGCGCATGGCCGAGGGCGCGATCGAGGCCGTGCGCTATCCCCGCAACCCGCTGGACGTGCTGGCACAGCACGTCGTGGCCATGGTGGCCGTGGAGCCGCGGACGGTGGAGGAGGTGGCGGCGACCGTCCGTCGGGCCGCGCCGTTCGCGGCTCTGCCCGACGACGCGTTGCACGCCGTCCTCGACATGCTCGCGGGGCGGTACCCGAGCGAGGAGTTCGGCGAGCTCCGCGCCCGCATCACCTGGGACCGCGTCACGGGCGTGCTGGAGGGCCGGCCCGGTGCGCAACGGCTGGCGGTCACCTCCGGAGGCACGATCCCCGACCGCGGTCTGTTCACCGTGATGACGCCGGGCGACGGCGAACGGCCGGGGTCCCGCGTGGGCGAGCTCGACGAGGAGATGGTGTACGAGTCGCGGGTCGGCGACACCATCCTGCTGGGCACGTCGTCGTGGCGGATCACCGACATCACCCACGACCGCGTCCTCGTGGTACCCGCGCCCGGCCACCCCGCGCGCATGCCGTTCTGGCGAGGTGACGCCCAGGGCAGGCCGCTGGAGTTGGGCCGGGCGCTGGGGCGGCTGCTGCGTTTTCTGTCCACGTCGGAGCGTGCCAAGGCGCTTCGACGTGCCGAGGACGCCGGTCTCGACGAGTGGGCGGCCGCGAACCTGGTGTCCTACGTGGACGAACAGCGTGAGGCCACTCGGCACGTGCCGAGCGACCGGACGGTGCTGTTGGAGCGGTTCCGCGACGAGCTGGGCGACTGGCGCGTGGTCGTGCACTCCCCGTTCGGCGCCCAGGTCAACGCGCCGTGGGCACTCGCCGTGGCCGCCCGGCTGCGCGAACGGCGCGGGGTGGACGCGCAGGTCGCCCACTCCGACGACGGGATCGTGCTGAGGCTGCCGGACGCACTCGACGACGAGGGCCGGGAGGTGACGATCGGCGCCGAGGACGTCGTCCTCGATCCGGACGAGGTGGAGTCGCTGATCACCGCGGAGGTCGGCGGGTCGGCGTTGTTCGCGGCCCGGTTCCGCGAGTGCGCGGCCCGGTCGCTCCTGCTCCCTCGACGAGATCCGCGACGGCGCACTCCCCTGTGGCAGCAGCGGCAACGGGCGTCGCAGCTGCTCGGCGTCGCGGCGAAGTACGAGCGCTTCCCCGTGGTGCTGGAGGCCATGCGGGAGTGCCTCCAGGACGTCTACGACGTCGGCGGGTTGCGAGAGCTGATGGCCGACATCGCGGGGCGTTCCGTGCGGGTCGTGGAGGTCGAGACCCCGTCGGCCTCGCCGTTCGCGCGCAGCCTGCTGTTCGGGTACGTGGGCATGTTCCTGTACGAGACCGACGCGCCGCTGGCCGAGCGGCGGGCGGCGGCGCTGTCGCTCGACTCGGCGCTGCTCGCGGAACTCCTGGGCACCGAGGCGATCCGCGAACTGCTCGACGCCGACGTCGTGGCGGAGGTCGAGCGGTCGCTGCAACGGCTCGACCAGGACCGGCACGCGCGCGGGCCCGAGGACACGGCGGATCTGTTGCGGTTCCTCGGCGACCTCACGCGCGACGAGGCAGCGGCCCGCGGTGTGCGGCCCGCTTGGTTGGACGAGCTGGTGGCGCAGCGGCGGGCGATCGTCGTACGCATCGCGGGCGAGGAACGCCACCTGGCGATCGAGGACGCGGGCCGGGTCCGCGACGCCCTCGGGGTGGCACTCCCGGTCGGGGTGCCCGAGGCGTTCACCGAGCCCGTCGCCGACCCGTTGGGCGACCTGCTCCGCCGCTACGCGCGGACGCGAGGGCCGTTCTCGGCGCACGACGCCGCGGCGCGGTTCGGGCTCGGGCTCGCGGTGGTGACCGGCGTGCTCGACCGGTTGACCGCCGAGGGCACCCTCGTCCGAGGCGAGCTGCGCCCGCAGGGCCACGAGGCGGGTACGGAGTACTGCGACGCCGCCGTGCTGCGCCGGTTGCGGCGCGCGTCGCTGGCACGGCTGCGTGCCGAGGTCGAACCCGTCGAGCCCCCTGCGCTGGGCCGGTTCCTGCCGAGCTGGCACGGCATCGGCGCCCACCGGTCCGCCCGGTGGACACCCACGGCCGACGACGTGCTCGCCGTGGTCGAGCAGCTGGCCGGCGCGCCACTGCCCGCGAGCGCCGTGGAGTCGCTGATCCTGCCGAACAGACTGCCCGGCTACTATCCCGCGCTGCTCGACGAGCTCATGGTCGCCGGGGAGGTGACGTGGTGCGGCTGCGGCGCACTGTCGGGTGGCGACGGGTGGATCGCGCTGGCTCCCGCGGACGTCGCCGAGGCGCTGCTTCCGGACGTGGAGGACACCTCGACGCACGGCCCCGTGCACGAGGCCGTGGTGTCGGCGCTGGAAGGGGGCGGACTGTTCTTCCGCCAGATCGTCGACCGGGTGACCGTGGCGCTCGACCAACCGGTCAACGACGCGGACGTGGTGGCCGCGCTGTGGGACCTCGTGTGGGCGGGACTGGTCTCGGGGGACACCCTGGCCCCGCTGCGCGCCCAGGTCTCGGGCAAGGGAGCCGCGCACAAACCGCGCCGGTCGACGCCCCGGGGCCGGTACGCACGCCTGCGCGCGGCCCGGCCCGCGATGCCCAGCCGCACCGGTCCGCCCACCGTCGCCGGACGGTGGGGCCTGACCCCACCTCGCGAGACCGACCCCACGCGACGCGCCCACGCGCGGACGGAGTCGTTCCTCGAACGGCACGGCGTGCTGACGCGCGGAGCACTGGACACCGAGCGCGTCAGCGGCGGCTTCTCCGCCGTCTACCGGGTGTTGCGGGGCATGGAGGACTCGGGCCAGGTCATTCGCGGCTACGTCGTGGAGGGTCTGGGTGCGGCTCAGTTCGCCGTGCGCGGCGCTGTCGACCGGCTGCGCGCGGTCGCGGACGCCGGAGGCTGGCGGCCGGAACACCGGGCGGTCGTCCTCGCCGCCGCGGACCCCGCGCAACCGTACGGCGCGGCTCTCGACTGGCCCGCCGTCGTGGGCGACACGAAGCACCGCCCCGCTCGCAAGGCCGGGGCGCTCACCGTGCTCGTCGACGGCACACCCGCGATGTACGTCGAGCGAGGCGGTCGGTCGCTGCTGTCGTTCACCGACGATCCGGTCACCCTGCGTACCGCCGCCGAGGCCCTGTCGAACGCGGTGCGCGAGGGCTGGCTCGGGCAGTTGCAGGTGCAGCGGGCCGACGGAGAACAGGTGTTGACCTCGGAGCTCGCCGTCGTGCTGCGTGAGGCCGGTTTCCGTGCGACCCCGAAGGGGTTGCGGCTGCGGGCGTAGCGGAGCGTGATCGCGGCGCGGTCTCTCGTCGCTAAGCTCGGCCGCGGCACTCTCCAGGAAGGACCACGACCATGGCCAAGCGCGACATCCGCTACTTCGGTGACCCGGTGCTGAAGTCCCCCGCCGATCCGATCACCACGTTCGACGACTCCACTCGCGCGCTGGTGGACGACCTCCTCGACACGGTGCAGGCGCCGGGTCGCGCGGGTCTGGCCGCGCCCCAGATCGGTGTGGGC from the Saccharomonospora azurea NA-128 genome contains:
- a CDS encoding Hsp70 family protein → MGILSVDLGTSNTVAVLSAHGRQPRVIDVDGSATMPSAVFAEEQGGLVVGRDAERRARLDPTRFEPNPKRRVDEQTLLLGTDVVPVNEALAAVLRRVLEETVRQLGGEPPEEVRLSHPAQWGPVRRNVLLSAARLAGMGNAITLVPEPVAAAAHFASFPGKGLAPGQTLAVYDLGAGTFDVAVLGATPNGFTVLAEDGLPDLGGLDVDQALLVHVGREVSHSDPQRWQRLLRPESTADRRARRALQEDVKAAKEALSRLPQTEVPMPEPFSDVLVTRAELEALVRPTMLRSVELLARTVRSAGLSPDQLAGIYLVGGSSRLPLVGSLLAEKLGVVPSSLDQPETAVAFGAHHVGPDGLSMRTQQVDGDVVGAQGPAVAATTAPYSPPAGMVPPQQATPQYHSGPTGPYPGAPGGQHSPAPVSGPPSGPPSGPLSTQPAHFPSVPNSGGDGAKGKRRTGWLVAAAVTAVAVLGGVAAFVFWPSSSAATYTAQECRKPGDPDEEGFTGCLRQLAGGVSKDNNCSPGMGQGAAAPPDEQELGVTVTCAAPGLPGAQVTYIHSGSTETIEQYTDGLLSRTGGGDQVQAEWKGNGLSGRYAASAGRNSSVLVFTVDDRPLAGFVYQVNVTGDGEATPPDDMADYFEKTVQPGE
- a CDS encoding ATP-dependent helicase — protein: MPDDVRPDPLESFSPATRDWFTSAFEAPTAAQLGAWRAAQDGEHALVIAPTGSGKTLAAFLWALDRLATVSPPAERRRRCRVLYVSPLKALAVDVQRNLRAPLTGISQASRRRGLEPPDITVGTRTGDTTPAERRAFARTPPDILVTTPESLFLLLTSAARESLRGVDTVIVDEVHAVAGSKRGAHLALSLERLDDLLDRPAQRIGLSATVRPVDEVGAFLTGGRPVRVVQPPLAKTIEVRVEVPVEDMGALDARPARTEPAPLPTEADPDAGLDFPEPVPRPSIWPAVEERVLDLVRAHRSTIVFANSRRLAERLTARLNELAAEREELAADLDDPATTAFPAEAVGQSGTTRPQAETAPVVARAHHGSMSREQRSRVEEDLKSGTLPCVVATSSLELGIDMGAVDLVIQVEAPPTVASGLQRVGRAGHQVGAVSTGVIFPKFRGDLVSCAVVAERMAEGAIEAVRYPRNPLDVLAQHVVAMVAVEPRTVEEVAATVRRAAPFAALPDDALHAVLDMLAGRYPSEEFGELRARITWDRVTGVLEGRPGAQRLAVTSGGTIPDRGLFTVMTPGDGERPGSRVGELDEEMVYESRVGDTILLGTSSWRITDITHDRVLVVPAPGHPARMPFWRGDAQGRPLELGRALGRLLRFLSTSERAKALRRAEDAGLDEWAAANLVSYVDEQREATRHVPSDRTVLLERFRDELGDWRVVVHSPFGAQVNAPWALAVAARLRERRGVDAQVAHSDDGIVLRLPDALDDEGREVTIGAEDVVLDPDEVESLITAEVGGSALFAARFRECAARSLLLPRRDPRRRTPLWQQRQRASQLLGVAAKYERFPVVLEAMRECLQDVYDVGGLRELMADIAGRSVRVVEVETPSASPFARSLLFGYVGMFLYETDAPLAERRAAALSLDSALLAELLGTEAIRELLDADVVAEVERSLQRLDQDRHARGPEDTADLLRFLGDLTRDEAAARGVRPAWLDELVAQRRAIVVRIAGEERHLAIEDAGRVRDALGVALPVGVPEAFTEPVADPLGDLLRRYARTRGPFSAHDAAARFGLGLAVVTGVLDRLTAEGTLVRGELRPQGHEAGTEYCDAAVLRRLRRASLARLRAEVEPVEPPALGRFLPSWHGIGAHRSARWTPTADDVLAVVEQLAGAPLPASAVESLILPNRLPGYYPALLDELMVAGEVTWCGCGALSGGDGWIALAPADVAEALLPDVEDTSTHGPVHEAVVSALEGGGLFFRQIVDRVTVALDQPVNDADVVAALWDLVWAGLVSGDTLAPLRAQVSGKGAAHKPRRSTPRGRYARLRAARPAMPSRTGPPTVAGRWGLTPPRETDPTRRAHARTESFLERHGVLTRGALDTERVSGGFSAVYRVLRGMEDSGQVIRGYVVEGLGAAQFAVRGAVDRLRAVADAGGWRPEHRAVVLAAADPAQPYGAALDWPAVVGDTKHRPARKAGALTVLVDGTPAMYVERGGRSLLSFTDDPVTLRTAAEALSNAVREGWLGQLQVQRADGEQVLTSELAVVLREAGFRATPKGLRLRA